A single genomic interval of Coccidioides posadasii str. Silveira chromosome 1, complete sequence harbors:
- the ABD1_2 gene encoding mRNA cap guanine-N7 methyltransferase (EggNog:ENOG410PHZU~COG:A~BUSCO:4380at33183): MSPVPTTVENRRHTSSKVQSNLPLDAMESSKIENSSLPSEDVTAEQNSIDRKGSQVHDAETSKDDHQNSTQGSASPIGKTEKPVTAERASPGGAHSDKKRKLADEPAENPALDKDQPRTKRKRLQERLQKNRRRGKTPPSAYSRRDDGPRIQPDARPPRSPSPITRSPSPSAAPIRQRKRPGGGARINSANMEALKRRQEERERKREEEAQRELRDRGVHDVVRQHYNAVPERGREWRKTDSKIKGLRSFNNWIKSTIIQKFSPDEDFLARNNGNGWTGGPPTAPDEEKRLIVLDVGCGKGGDLGKWQQAPQPVELYVGLDPAEVSIDQARDRYNGMRHDRRRRRGNPLYHAEFHVKDCFGESLGNLSIIQRVGIDTNIGPNGSLMSSRWGGGGFDVVASMFTMHYAFESEEKARQMLQNVAGALKKGGRFLGVGPNSDVLSAKVVEFHKKRKEQLAAAGTQEADSKQEGKYASEVLEWGNSIYRVRFPRATPEDGIFRPAFGWKYSYFMEEAVEEIPEYVVPWEAFRALTQDYNLELQYRKPFLDVWREEKDDPILGPLSERMGVRSRDGTLMVNEEELEAASLYHAFCFYKV, encoded by the exons ATGAGTCCTGTTCCCACGACAGTTGAGAATCGTCGCCATACTTCTTCAAAGGTTCAGTCCAACTTACCTTTAGACGCAATGGAATCCTCGAAAATCGAAAATTCCTCATTACCTTCCGAGGACGTTACGGCTGAGCAGAATAGCATCGACCGGAAGGGATCCCAAGTTCACGACGCCGAAACGTCAAAAGATGATCATCAAAACTCGACTCAAGGGTCTGCTTCCCCGATAGGGAAAACTGAAAAGCCAGTAACGGCAGAAAGAGCGTCGCCTGGTGGAGCGCATAGTgataagaagagaaagcTAGCTGACGAACCGGCGGAGAACCCAGCATTAGACAAAGACCAGCCTCGTACCAAACGCAAGCGGCTTCAGGAACGCCTTCAGAAGAATCGCAGACGTGGAAAGACTCCTCCGTCAGCTTACTCTCGTAGGGATGACGGTCCTCGAATCCAGCCTGACGCGCGACCACCCAGATCACCATCACCCATAACGCGTTCCCCCTCCCCATCTGCTGCTCCCATACGCCAGCGTAAACGACCAGGTGGCGGAGCACGTATCAATTCTGCAAATATGGAAGCTTTAAAACGAAGacaagaagagagagaacgGAAACGAGAAGAGGAAGCACAAAGAGAGCTTCGTGATCGTGGAGTACATGATGTCGTTCGGCAACATTACAACGCCGTTCCTGAACGAGGTCGAGAATGGCGTAAGACTGACAGCAAGATTAAGGGGCTCCGAAGTTTCAATAACTGGATCAAAAGCACAATTATTCAAAAATTCTCTCCcgatgaagatttcttggcGAGAAATAATGGCAATGGCTGGACTGGAGGGCCTCCAACGGCACCTGACGAGGAGAAGCGATTGATTGTGTTAGACGTGGGGTGTGGCAAAGGAGGTGATCTGGGGAAATGGCAGCAAGCACCTCAACCTGTTGAGCTTTACGTTGGCCTAGACCCCGCAGAAGTATCTATCGATCAGGCTAGAGATCGATACAACGGCATGAGACACGATAGGCGACGACGGAGGGGAAATCCTTTGTATCATGCTGAATTCCACGTAAAGGATTGTTTTGGCGAATCGCTTGGCAACCTATCCATCATCCAGCGTGTTGGGATCGATACCAACATCGGCCCGAATGGGTCTCTAATGAGTTCTCGCtggggtggtggtggattCGACGTCGTCGCGTCGATGTTTACTATGCACTACGCATTCGAAAGCGAAGAAAAAGCTAGACAAATGCTTCAGAACGTCGCTGGTGCACTTAAGAAAGGTGGAAGGTTCCTTGGTGTTGGACCAAATTCAGATGTTCTCAGCGCCAAAGTAGTGGAGTTCCACAAGAAGCGCAAAGAACAGTTGGCTGCCGCTGGGACACAGGAGGCGGACAGCAAGCAGGAAGGGAAATATGCAAGTGAAGTGCTCGAATGGGGAAATAGTATCTACCGTGTGAGATTTCCCCGCGCTACCCCTGAAGATGGAATATTCAGGCCTGCCTTTGGGTGGAAGTACAGCTACTTTATGGAGGAGGCAGTTGAAGAGATTCCGGAGTATGTGGTGCCCTGGGAAGCCTTTCGAGC CCTGACTCAGGACTACAATCTGGAGCTGCAATATCGCAAACCATTCCTCGATGTTTGGCGGGAGGAAAAGGATGATCCTATACTGGGTCCGCTGAGTGAGCGGATGGGTGTCCGATCAAGAGATGGCACTCTGATGGTCAACGAGGAAGAACTTGAAGCTGCAA GCTTATATCATGCATTCTGCTTCTATAAAGTGTAA
- a CDS encoding uncharacterized protein (EggNog:ENOG410PIN3~COG:S~BUSCO:9223at33183) — MSYALASKKRKFHRVLESLSNNSNAPKPSPPKPIPKDPTVATPKSIDPTIKRVRLTPGSEPDDTIIRPSKSSLPSRSSTTSLRPNFVPWDRDRFLERLETFRRVDRWSPKPEAINEVQWAKRGWSCVDVMRVECVGGCGHSVVVKLPDDIEELEEYDSEKIEERKQVRTALVEEYVKLIVEGHGERCPWRRAGCDDSIHRLLLGKPENALKGLKERYTNLHSLAKKLPCIERIVLPQNMDMNELLKMIPPETFSTSDSESKIAGAEKETPQRTSGESEETPNEGTHKDINKSVLALALFGWDLCGDKRAGLASCNACFRRLGLWMYNPKEDGSSSIYPTLDVVVEHLDYCPWVNAKTQSGSEKQLSQRSPVGSALAGWEVLERVIRNVHRRKTWSADSEAGSAGNNDEISDLGEIDIEARKAKDREWWARLRRVRQALQVKGPKKSKGAA, encoded by the exons ATGTCTTATGCTCTGGCTTCAAAAAAGCGGAAATTTCACAGAGTCTTGGAATCCCTATCCAATAACAGCAACGCCCCAAAACCCTCTCCGCCGAAACCTATACCGAAAGATCCCACCGTCGCAACCCCAAAATCAATCGACCCGACAATTAAGCGGGTTCGATTGACACCCGGCTCTGAACCTGATGACACAATAATACGCCCGTCCAAATCTTCCTTGCCATCCCGCTCTTCCACTACTTCCCTGCGTCCAAATTTCGTGCCCTGGGACCGCGATCGCTTTCTGGAAAGATTGGAGACTTTTCGCAGGGTGGATAGATGGTCCCCAAAGCCGGAAGCTATAAACGAGGTGCAATGGGCAAAACGAGGCTGGTCATGTGTAGATGTAATGAGAGTGGAATGTGTTGGCGGATGTGGCCATTCGGTTGTGGTGAAATTACCCGATGACATTGAGGAGTTGGAAGAATACGATAGTGAGAAGATCGAGGAACGGAAGCAAGTTC GGACTGCATTGGTCGAGGAATATGTGAAGCTCATTGTCGAAGGCCACGGAGAAAGGTGTCCCTGGCGTAGAGCTGGGTGCGACG ATAGCATCCACCGCCTGCTTTTAGGGAAGCCAGAGAATGCTTTGAAGGGGCTTAAAGAGCGCTATACCAACCTTCACTCTTTGGCAAAGAAGTTACCCTGCATAGAGCGGATCGTGCTGCCTCAAAACATGGATATGAACGAGTTGCTAAAGATGATTCCACCGGAAACTTTTTCTACTAGCGATTCGGAAAGCAAAATTGCAGGTGcggaaaaagaaacaccACAACGTACCTCAGGTGAATCAGAGGAAACACCAAACGAAGGTACGCATAAAGATATAAACAAGTCGGTACTTGCTCTCGCTCTTTTCGGCTGGGATCTCTGCGGTGATAAGCGTGCTGGACTTGCGAGCTGCAACGCTTGCTTTCGCAGGCTAGGTCTCTGGATGTACAATCCTAAAGAAGATGGATCTTCCTCTATATATCCAACCCTCGACGTGGTTGTCGAGCATCTCGACTACTGTCCATGGGTCAACGCAAAAACACAGAGTGGTTCAGAAAAGCAACTCAGTCAGCGTTCTCCCGTGGGTTCTGCTCTGGCAGGCTGGGAGGTTTTGGAGCGTGTGATACGAAATGTGCACCGTCGAAAAACGTGGTCCGCAGATTCAGAGGCTGGTTCTGCAGGGAATAACGATGAGATCTCAGACCTCGGAGAAATCGATATTGAAGCACGGAAAGCCAAGGATCGAGAGTGGTGGGCTAGACTTCGAAGGGTAAGGCAAGCGCTGCAAGTCAAAGGGCCGAAGAAGAGCAAAGGCGCAGCATAG
- a CDS encoding uncharacterized protein (EggNog:ENOG410ZA0H), giving the protein MERDLSIGHIKEKKLGFDPDALTAKYLAERNKRLRKDGIDQYKAAEGKLRHYKDDLYAEPGFQRLPVVEDVDVLIIGGGFGGQLAAVRLFGHGISSI; this is encoded by the coding sequence ATGGAGAGAGACTTGAGCATTGGACACataaaagagaagaagcttGGGTTTGACCCCGACGCCCTCACCGCAAAATACCTCGCCGAGCGCAATAAGCGCCTTCGAAAGGATGGAATTGATCAGTATAAGGCCGCTGAAGGCAAGCTTCGCCATTATAAGGACGATCTTTATGCAGAGCCCGGGTTTCAGCGTCTGCCGGTTGTCGAGGATGTGGACGTGCTTATTATAGGCGGAGGATTTGGCGGACAGCTAGCAGCTGTGCGGCTCTTTGGGCATGGAATTAGCAGCATTTGA
- the ABD1_1 gene encoding mRNA cap guanine-N7 methyltransferase (EggNog:ENOG410PHZU~COG:A), which yields MYDPARDSFTTSDESPSRKTGSSTKCSPFHSQGNVLGATDLDSEQGNEPHPSMLSNAITGTQSSEPGWLFGEWRVEICANLL from the exons ATGTATGACCCTGCCCGGGATAGCTTTACCACGTCCGACGAATCGCCCTCTCGGAAGACGGGAAGCTCCACAAAATGCTCCCCTTTCCACAGCCAAGGCAATGTGTTGGGCGCGACTGACCTGGACTCAGAGCAAGGAAACGAGCCACATCCGTCAATGCTTTCGAACGCAATC ACCGGGACCCAATCCTCCGAACCAGGGTGGCTATTTGGAGAGTGGAGAGTGGAGATCTGCGCTAACCTGTTGTGA
- the SUL2_1 gene encoding Sulfate permease 2 (EggNog:ENOG410PFD9~COG:P~TransMembrane:12 (i77-94o100-120i127-142o148-167i179-203o260-279i291-313o387-406i418-439o445-464i476-493o499-516i)): MWPPIKFSPNSRMATNRAGRFLAGILGINVDYRQEPEDTFRSAAKSISSVDTFVENEPTVAEWVSDRRPTVNDTKRYIKSLFPFSSWIFHYNLQWMLGDIIAGVTVGFVVVPQGMAYALLARLPAEYGLYTSFVGFLFYWIFATSKDITIGAVAVMSTIVGNVVIKVQDVNPDIPAEQIARGLSVICGAFLLFVGLIRCGWIVEFIPLVTITSFMTGAAISITVGQVPAMMGIRGVNTREAAYKVIINTLKNLPNSQLDAALGLSALFLLYGVRWFCGFMSNRQPNRRKMWFFISTLRMAFIILLYTMISWLVNRNIPDEKEAKFRILGTVPKGFRHAGVPHMDQRLVKSFASDIPASIIVLIIEHIAISKSFGRINNYVINPSQELVAIGFTNLFGPFLGGYPATGSFSRTAIKAKAGVRTPLAGVFTALIVLLALYALTSVFFYIPMSTLAGLIIHAVGDLITPPNVVYQFWEISPLEAIIFFSGVLVTVFTQIENGIYATIAASAAVLLFRTAKAKGNFLGRVSVYRVTPDNFPRRGDGHACKEDPGWSVRDAFIPMEHQDGSNPLIDAQSPYPGIFVYRFNEGFNYPNQARYLDTLTAHIFKETRRTQLERYDKIGDRPWNDPGPRNGEQININDNRPILRAVILDFSAVNNVDVTSIQGLIDIRNQLDRYAAPEIVEWHFSSINNRWTKRALSAAGFGYPSSGSIESLGHWKPIFSVAALSGAEADSITTHKASESSEIDGVDEIEPYGNRGTGRKELIRIPRRIANVHGINRPFFHMDVQAAVENAILNAEHKNATLVSTLEDKDPAKE, translated from the exons ATGTGGCCTCCCATCAAGTTCAGCCCAAACTCGAGAATGGCGACAAATCGAGCTGGCCGGTTTCTGGCTGGCATCCTTGGCATCAATGTTGACTACCGCCAGGAGCCAGAAGATACCTTTCGTTCTGCAGCTAAGTCTATCTCTTCTGTAGATACCTTTGTCGAGAATGAGCCAACGGTTGCCGAATGGGTCTCGGACCGTCGGCCCACTGTCAATGATACCAAGAGATACATTAAGAGCCTATTCCCGTTCTCGTCATGGATCTTCCACTACAATTTGCAATGGATGCTCGGAGACATCATCGCTG GTGTCACTGTCGGATTTGTCGTCGTCCCGCAAGGGATGGCATATGCCCTTCTGGCTCGACTACCTGCAGAATATGGACTGTACACGTCTTTTGTGGGTTTCCTGTTTTACTGGATATTTGCGACGTCAAAGGACATCACTATTGGG GCGGTCGCTGTCATGTCCACGATTGTTGGAAACGTCGTCATCAAAGTTCAAGACGTTAACCCCGATATCCCTGCCGAGCAAATTGCTCGGGGCCTATCCGTCATCTGTGGAGCGTTTCTGCTCTTTGTCGGCCTAATCAGATGTGGCTGGATTGTCGAATTCATTCCTCTTGTGACAATTACGTCTTTCATGACAGGCGCAGCGATATCGATTACCGTGGGCCAGGTACCTGCAATGATGGGTATTCGTGGCGTCAACACTAGAGAAGCAGCGTACAAGGTAATCATAAACACCTTGAAAAATCTCCCGAATTCCCAACTTGATGCAGCGCTGGGATTGAGTGCGTTGTTCTTACTGTATGGGGTTCGATGGTTTTGCGGATTCATGTCCAACAGGCAGCCAAACAGACGGAAAATGTGGTTTTTCATATCCACTCTCAGGATGGCTTTTATTATTCTCCTATATACGATGATAAGCTGGTTAGTCAACAGAAATATTCCGGACGAAAAAGAAGCCAAGTTCAGAATCCTCGGGACGGTCCCGAAAG GGTTTCGACACGCCGGAGTTCCACATATGGATCAGCGGCTCGTTAAATCCTTTGCGTCGGATATCCCCGCGAGCATTATCGTTCTTATCATAGAACATATTGCCATCTCTAAGTCGTTCGGGAGGATTAACAACTATGTCATTAATCCTTCCCAAGAGCTGGTCGCAATTGGATTTACGAACTTATTCGGACCGTTTTTAGGTGGCTATCCGGCCACCGGGTCTTTCTCACGTACAGCTATTAAAGCCAAAGCTGGTGTTCGAACTCCACTCGCTGGGGTGTTCACTGCACTCATTGTGCTGTTGGCTTTATACGCTCTGACATCAGTTTTTTTCTACATTCCTATGAGCACATTAGCCGGACTGATCATCCATGCTGTGGGTGATTTGATAACGCCACCTAATGTTGTCTATCAGTTCTGGGAAATCTCTCCGCTTGAAGCTATCATCTTTTTTTCTGGTGTGCTGGTAACTGTATTCACTCAGATTGAGAACGGCATTTATGCAACTATTGCCGCCTCGGCCGCAGTCCTTTTATTCCGAACAGCCAAAGCCAAAGGAAACTTCCTGGGAAGAGTGAGCGTCTATCGTGTCACCCCAGACAACTTTCCTCGCAGAGGCGATGGCCATGCGTGCAAAGAGGACCCAGGATGGTCCGTGAGAGATGCATTCATCCCTATGGAGCATCAAGACGGTTCAAACCCTTTGATCGATGCACAATCACCCTATCCAGGCATTTTTGTCTATCGATTCAACGAAGGATTCAACTACCCAAATCAAGCCAGGTATCTTGATACTCTGACGGCACATATTTTTAAAGAGACCCGACGCACTCAACTAGAGAGATATGATAAGATAGGA GATAGGCCGTGGAATGACCCTGGCCCACGAAATGGGGAGCAAATCAATATCAACGACAATCGCCCAATTCTCCGTGCAGTCATCCTTGACTTTTCAGCGGTTAACAACGTCGATGTAACGTCAATCCAAGGACTCATCGACATTCGAAATCAACTCGACCGCTATGCTGCCCCCGAAATCGTCGAGTGGCACTTTTCTAGTATAAATAACCGCTGGACAAAGCGTGCACTGTCCGCAGCAGGCTTTGGTTATCCAAGTTCCGGATCAATAGAATCACTTGGCCACTGGAAGCCTATATTTAGCGTGGCAGCGCTTTCGGGCGCAGAAGCTGATTCTATCACAACGCATAAAGCGTCTGAGAGCTCCGAGATTGACGGCGTCGACGAGATTGAGCCGTACGGCAACCGAGGCACTGGAAGGAAAGAGCTGATCCGAATCCCAAGGAGGATTGCTAATGTTCATGGCATCAACCGTCCATTCTTCCATATGGACGTGCAAGCCGCAGTTGAGAATGCGATTCTGAATGCTGAACATAAGAATGCGACTCTAGTTTCCACACTTGAGGATAAGGACCCGGCGAAGGAATGA